In one Pseudodesulfovibrio tunisiensis genomic region, the following are encoded:
- a CDS encoding HD domain-containing phosphohydrolase, whose protein sequence is MEIQCDESHDSAVMAILKTTEEVNQLKDVDTILDKILHESRRLANADAGSIFLVEDGALTFSYVQNDTLCKGSGANAALYQNFKVPISECSIVGYAALTKQTVVIDDAYELEATLPYSFNKSFDEKSGYRTTSMLTIPMVSQGSRLVGVMQLINARNEQGKAIPFDLEAQIHISLFGNNASVAIERGIMNRELILRMMQMAELRDPSETGAHVQRVGAYCAEIYGTWAQRRGHTAKQIKRERDNLRLAAMLHDVGKVGISDSILKKPGRLNDEEYDTMKWHTVYGARLFRNQTSDLDRMSMEIALNHHEKWAGGGYPGAIRDIWASDAALGQSLKGESIPLAARICAVADVFDALTSPRSYKDPFPDEKTLGILEKDAGTHFDPELVEIFMEIFDVIKAIRAKYKESGH, encoded by the coding sequence ATGGAAATACAGTGCGACGAATCTCATGACAGCGCGGTCATGGCCATCCTCAAGACAACCGAGGAAGTCAATCAGCTCAAGGATGTCGACACCATCCTCGACAAGATCCTCCATGAATCGAGGCGGTTGGCAAACGCCGATGCCGGATCGATATTTCTGGTCGAGGACGGAGCCCTGACCTTCAGCTACGTGCAGAACGACACGCTGTGCAAGGGAAGCGGAGCCAATGCCGCCCTGTACCAGAACTTCAAGGTGCCCATAAGCGAATGTTCCATCGTGGGATATGCGGCCCTGACCAAGCAGACCGTGGTCATTGACGACGCCTACGAGCTGGAGGCCACCCTCCCCTATTCGTTCAACAAGTCCTTTGACGAGAAATCCGGCTACCGTACCACCAGCATGCTGACCATTCCCATGGTCTCGCAGGGCAGCCGACTCGTGGGCGTGATGCAGCTCATCAATGCCCGGAACGAGCAGGGCAAGGCCATTCCCTTTGATCTCGAAGCCCAGATCCACATCTCCCTTTTCGGCAACAATGCGAGCGTGGCCATTGAACGCGGCATCATGAACCGGGAGCTGATCCTGCGCATGATGCAGATGGCCGAACTGCGCGACCCGTCCGAAACCGGGGCACACGTTCAGCGCGTGGGCGCATACTGTGCGGAAATCTACGGCACGTGGGCCCAGCGACGCGGACACACGGCCAAGCAGATCAAGCGCGAACGCGACAATCTGCGGCTGGCCGCCATGCTGCACGACGTGGGCAAGGTCGGCATTTCCGACAGCATCCTGAAAAAGCCCGGACGCCTGAACGACGAGGAATACGACACCATGAAATGGCATACGGTCTACGGGGCGCGGCTCTTCCGCAACCAGACCTCGGACCTGGACCGCATGAGCATGGAAATAGCCCTGAATCATCACGAAAAATGGGCCGGAGGCGGATATCCCGGTGCCATCAGGGACATCTGGGCATCCGATGCAGCCCTCGGGCAGTCCCTCAAGGGCGAAAGCATCCCCCTTGCCGCGCGCATATGCGCCGTGGCCGACGTGTTCGATGCACTGACCTCGCCCCGCTCGTACAAGGACCCGTTCCCGGACGAAAAGACCCTCGGCATTCTGGAAAAGGATGCAGGCACGCACTTCGACCCGGAACTTGTCGAGATTTTCATGGAAATATTCGACGTGATCAAGGCCATACGCGCCAAATACAAGGAATCAGGACACTGA
- a CDS encoding rubrerythrin family protein, with the protein MSKTLENLKEAFAGESQANRKYLAFAQKADTEGLPQVAKLFRAAAEAETIHAHAHLRLMKGIGSTEDNLKAAIEGETFEFKSMYPDMMEDAKAEGENAVLRYFGFANEAEKVHAELYSAALEKMDQFEETEYWVCGVCGHTHAGPRPEGKCPICGAAPKAYFEVK; encoded by the coding sequence ATGAGCAAGACTCTTGAAAATCTGAAGGAAGCCTTTGCCGGAGAATCCCAGGCCAACCGCAAATACCTCGCCTTTGCCCAGAAGGCGGACACCGAGGGCCTGCCTCAGGTCGCCAAGCTGTTCCGCGCGGCTGCCGAGGCCGAGACCATTCACGCCCATGCACACCTGCGGCTCATGAAGGGCATCGGCTCCACCGAGGACAACCTCAAGGCCGCCATCGAGGGCGAAACCTTCGAATTCAAGTCCATGTACCCGGACATGATGGAAGACGCCAAGGCCGAAGGCGAAAATGCGGTGCTCCGCTATTTCGGGTTCGCCAACGAGGCGGAAAAGGTGCATGCCGAACTGTATTCCGCAGCTCTGGAAAAGATGGATCAGTTCGAGGAGACCGAATACTGGGTCTGCGGCGTGTGCGGCCACACCCACGCCGGTCCCCGTCCCGAAGGCAAGTGTCCCATCTGCGGTGCCGCGCCCAAGGCATATTTCGAAGTGAAATAA
- a CDS encoding FmdE family protein → MNIGQYTFEEFKEKARDFHGYPAPGLLIGAYMVEMAKARIPEGTLFEAMVETGKCLPDAVQLLTLCSTGNNWMKVKLLGRYALSLYDKYTGEGWRVYVDHEKLKAWPEIMEWFMKLKPKAEQDTELLFSQIEKAGDAICSIEPVRMHPKYLGHGPMTGIDVCPVCGEPYPASDGAICRGCQGEAPYVVLENVSCEEDAPELRTVPVDKAVGEKAVHDMTGITPGESKGPEFKAGDVFTAGDVCRLQRIGKFNVYVDSDLPKDEWVHENEAVKAFAERIAGPGVTWSPDPDEGKINFHAERNGMLAIDRDALERFNLAPDVMLATRHYGSVIPEGKAMAGCRAIPLYMSRQSFSRALTALGDGPLLEIKPMRAAKVGILVTGTEVFQGLIEDKFIPIISSKVIKLGCEVAATDIVPDDRTMITGSVNRLLDAGVDLVVTTAGMSVDPDDVTRAGLLDAGLENVLYGMPVLPGTMSLVGRIRNAQVVGVPACALFYKTTSFDLILPRLLAGEELGRKDLASFAEGGFCMNCKTCSFPKCPFGK, encoded by the coding sequence ATGAACATCGGCCAGTACACATTCGAGGAATTCAAGGAAAAGGCGCGCGACTTCCACGGTTATCCCGCCCCGGGCCTGCTCATCGGCGCGTACATGGTGGAGATGGCCAAGGCAAGAATCCCCGAGGGCACCCTGTTCGAGGCCATGGTGGAGACCGGCAAGTGTCTGCCCGACGCAGTACAGCTCCTGACCCTGTGCAGCACGGGCAACAACTGGATGAAGGTCAAGCTGCTGGGCCGCTATGCCCTGTCCCTGTACGACAAATACACGGGCGAGGGATGGCGCGTGTACGTGGATCACGAAAAGCTCAAGGCATGGCCCGAAATCATGGAATGGTTCATGAAGCTCAAGCCCAAGGCCGAACAGGACACGGAGCTGCTCTTCAGCCAGATCGAAAAGGCGGGCGACGCCATCTGCTCCATCGAGCCGGTCAGGATGCATCCGAAATATCTGGGCCATGGTCCCATGACCGGCATCGACGTGTGCCCGGTATGCGGCGAGCCGTACCCGGCCAGTGACGGAGCCATCTGTCGCGGCTGCCAGGGCGAGGCTCCCTATGTGGTACTGGAAAACGTGTCCTGCGAGGAGGACGCGCCCGAACTGCGCACGGTTCCCGTGGACAAGGCCGTGGGCGAAAAGGCGGTGCACGACATGACCGGCATCACCCCGGGCGAATCCAAGGGGCCGGAGTTCAAGGCCGGGGACGTGTTCACTGCTGGCGACGTATGCCGCCTCCAGCGCATCGGCAAATTCAACGTGTACGTGGACTCGGACCTGCCCAAGGACGAATGGGTGCACGAAAACGAGGCGGTCAAGGCGTTTGCCGAACGCATTGCCGGACCGGGCGTGACCTGGTCCCCGGACCCGGACGAGGGCAAGATCAATTTTCATGCGGAACGAAACGGCATGCTCGCCATCGACCGCGACGCCCTGGAACGGTTCAATCTGGCCCCGGACGTGATGCTTGCAACCCGGCACTACGGCAGCGTGATTCCCGAGGGCAAGGCCATGGCCGGATGCCGCGCCATTCCCCTGTACATGTCCCGGCAGTCCTTCAGCCGCGCCCTGACCGCACTCGGCGACGGACCGCTGCTGGAGATCAAGCCCATGCGCGCGGCAAAGGTGGGCATTCTGGTCACCGGAACCGAGGTGTTTCAGGGCCTGATCGAGGACAAGTTCATCCCCATCATTTCCTCCAAGGTCATCAAGCTCGGCTGCGAGGTCGCGGCAACCGACATCGTGCCGGACGACCGGACCATGATCACGGGCAGCGTGAACAGGCTGCTGGATGCCGGGGTCGATCTCGTGGTGACCACGGCAGGCATGTCCGTGGACCCGGACGACGTGACCCGGGCCGGGCTGCTGGATGCGGGGCTGGAAAACGTGCTGTACGGCATGCCCGTGCTGCCCGGCACCATGTCTCTGGTGGGCCGCATCCGCAACGCACAGGTCGTGGGCGTGCCAGCCTGCGCCCTGTTCTACAAGACCACGAGTTTCGACCTCATCCTGCCCAGACTGCTGGCCGGAGAGGAACTCGGCCGCAAGGATCTGGCCAGCTTTGCCGAGGGCGGCTTCTGCATGAACTGCAAAACCTGCTCATTCCCCAAGTGCCCGTTCGGCAAATAG